Below is a genomic region from Dasania marina DSM 21967.
ACCATTTGGTGTAGCACGTATTCTGGCCAGGCTTTAGGTATGCCTTGGTTTAGCGCTTGTAGGCCTGCGCGCACGCGGGTAATAGTGCTGTGATGGTCGGCACCTTGTTCGTTAACTACGCGCTCAAAGCCGCGCTGCCATTTATTCATATGGTAGGCGACGTCGGGTACGAAGTAGGTGTAGCCGCCTTCGGATTTGCGCATGACGCGATCTTTATCGTCACCAAAATCGGTAGTTTTTAACCACAGGGCGCCGTCTTTTTCGTAGGTGTGGCCGCTGGCGATCAGCTGTTGTACTGTCTTTTCGACATCGCCTTCGCTGTAGAGTGACGACTCTAAAAAGTACACATCAAAATCGACACCAAAGGCTTTCAGGTCGTGATCTTGCTCGCGACGTAAGTAGGCGACGGCGAAGTCGCGTATAGCGTCTAAGTCGTCTACATCGGCCTTGCCGGTTACATGCTTATCTTCGGCGTGTATGGTGTCGCCCTTCATATAGCTTTCGGCTAGCTCGGTAATATAGCTACCGCGATAGCCTTCGGCGGGCCAACTTGCATCGTCTGGGCCTAGGCCTTTACAGCGTGCTTGGGTAGATAGGCCTAAGTTGTTGATTTGTGCGCCGGCATCGTTGTAGTAAAACTCGCTGGTTACATCCCAGCCGTTGGCAGCTAATAAGCGGCAGATGCTGTCGCCTACGGCGGCACCACGGCCGTGGCCTACATGCAACGGGCCGGTGGGGTTGGCGGAGACATACTCCACCTGTACTTTTTTGCCGGCGCCGCTGCTGTTGCGACCAAAGCTATCACCAGCTGTTAACACGCTGTTGATAATGGCGGAGGTGGCGGCATCGTCCATAAAGAAGTTGATAAAGCCGGGGCCAGCAATCTCAGCTTTATTGAGTTGGGCTGAGGGTGGTAGGGCATCGATAATTAACTGGGCCACATCGCGGGGCGCTTTACCGGCGGCTTTGGCTAGGGTCATGGCGATATTACTGGCGAAGTCACCATGGCTTTTGTCGCGAGTGCGATCGACCGTCACGCGGGGCTGAATAGTTTCAGGTAGGTTGCCATTGGCAACTAGCGTGTTGAGGGCAGCGGTAATTAGCTCGGCTACATGGTCTTTCATAGGGTAATCGCTTCACAGTATCGGTGTTAATAAAATAGCCGCGTATTATCCCTGTTTATGAGGCCGGGTGCTACCCACTCAGGGGTAGGTGCTGCTATCTTTGGCCTTAATTGATGAGGGTTTATGCGTAATCGGTCTAGAAGATTTTGCCCTATCGGCCGCTATACTGCTTCGAGGGGCTAGCTTGTGCCTCAATTAGCTAATTGATTCAGTGTTATTTTAACAAGGAGTTTGTCATGGCCCCACCCAATGTTACCGATAGTTATTCCTCGCGGGGCTTGCAAAAGCCCGCTCTGCCCGAGCAGGCCAGCGAGCGTGCTAGCGAAGCCCGCAGCAAGCCGCACCCCCATGGCATGCCGCCGGGTTTGGCGAAAAAAATAGACTCGGGTGAGCTGGATGACCCCAAAGCCAGCCTCAACCAAGCCATTATTGAATCACAACTGAGCGTGAGTGTAGGCGCCAAAGATCAGCCCATGGCGCTGTTGTTTAAGACAGTGCTGGAAGCTTTAAAAGAATATGTAGACCCAATCCTAGGCACTAACGCCATAGAAGAGGCCTACGAGTCTGGCTTAGATGTATCGCCCGAAGCCACCGCCGAGCGCATAGTAAGCCAAAGCACCGCCTTCTTCTCTGCCTTTCAATCGCAAGAGCGCAATCAGGACCTAAGTCTGCAAGAACAGGTAGATAAGTTTTTAGAAGTGATAGGCGGCGGCATAGACCAAGGCTTTAAAGAAGCCAGAGATATACTGGGAGGCTTAGGCGTGCTAGAGGGCGACATCGCTAGCAATATTGATAAGACCTATGAGTTGGTGCAGCAGGGTTTGAAAGACTTTGCTGCTGGGCAGCAAAGTCAGTTGTAAGCTTCAAGCTATAAGCGGCAAGAAATGACTTGCCACTTGCCACTTGCGGCTTGCGGCTTGAAGCTGGCCGAAGGCCTTCTAATACATATCCGCCGGATCCACATCCACCGACCAACGTACTTTTTTAGCTAAGGGATGTTTCTCGGCTATGGCGACGATATGTTGTAGCCGTTGATGTAATAGGGAGCGGGTTTCCGCTTGTAGAATAAGCTGGGCGCGAAAGCGTCCGGCTTTTTTTGTCATGGGGGCGGGTAATGGCCCCAGGCATTGGGCTTGTGGTTGTTGAGGGTGTTGGTGTAGTTCGCTGTGTTGGCGCAGGGCCTGTAGCAGTTGTTCGGCTTCGGCTAGGCTGCTGTGGTCGGCGCGGATGATGGCTAGGTGGCCAAAGGGGGGGAGGCCTAGCACCGCGCGTTCGCGCAGTAATTGTTGGGCAAATAGTTGGTAGTTGTTGTTAACCAAACTGAGTAGAAAAGGGTGCTCGGGTTGTAGGGTTTGCACCATGACTTGCCCGGGTTTTGTTTCACGGCCTGCGCGCCCTGCCACTTGTATTAGCAGTTGACCCGTTTTTTCGGGGCCGCGAAAGTCGGCGCTAAATAAACCGCCGTCGGCATCCAGTATCACCACCAAGGTAACATCGGGGAAGTGGTGGCCTTTGGCCAGCATTTGGGTGCCGACTAAGATGCAGGGTTGGCCTTTGTGTACCTCATCGACCATGTCTTGCATGGCGTTTTTACGGCTGGTGGTGTCGCGGTCTATGCGCATCACATCGGTATGGGGGAATAATTGCTGTAATACTTGCTCACTGCGTTCGGTGCCTATGCCGCGAAAGTCTAACTCGTGGCTATGGCAGTCGGGGCAGTGACTGGGCAGCGGCCATTGGCTGTCACAGTGATGGCAGCGCAGGCTACGCTGGCGGTAGTGTACGGTGAGCCTAGCGTCACAGTGTGGGCATTGGGCGATATGGCCGCAGCTATTGCACATCAGCGTGGGGGCAAAGCCGCGGCGGTTGATAAACACTAGCACCTGGTTGCCGCTACTGATCTCGCCGTGTATGGCGCTTAACACTTGCGGGCTAAAGCCGTTTTGCAGCGGGCTGTTGCGAGTATCAATTAATTGTAGGGGCGGCAGTGCTGCGCCGGTGGCTCGCTGGTTGAGCTGTAAGTGTTGGTAGCGGCCGCTTTGGGCGTTGTACAGCGTCTCTAGGCTGGGGGTGGCGGAGCCTAGCACTATGGGTATGTTGAGTTCGAAGGCGCGCTTAATGCCTATGTCGCGGGCAGAGTAGCGAAAGCCTTCCTGTTGTTTAAACGAGCCGTCGTGCTCTTCATCAATAATAATAATGCCCAGTGCAGGCATGTCAGTAAAAATGGCCGAGCGGGTGCCTATTACAATGGCGGCTTGTTGTTGGCGGGCCTGCTGCCAGGCGACGGCGCGTTCGCGGTCGGTAAGCCCCGAGTGTAGGGTGGCGATGCGGCAGTGAAAGCGGCGCTGAAATCTGGCTAGGGTTTGTGGGGTGAGTCCTATCTCCGGTATCAATACTAGCGCTTGTTTACCGGCGTTTAGGCACTGGCCGATTAATTGTAAATACACCTCGGTTTTGCCACTGCCGGTAATGCCGTCTAGCAGGCTGCATTGGAAATGTTGGTGATCAATACTGGCTACCGCTTGTTGCTGTTGTGGGTTGAGGGTAAGCGCGGCTTCTTTTAAATCGGTAACGCTGCTCACTGGGCTGTGGCTTTGAAAGGTCTGTGCCAAGCCCTTATCGACCAAGGCTTTGATATGGCTGCGGCCCAGCTCGGCGCTGGTGAGCTCGGCCATGCTAATGTCGCTGTGTTGTTGTAATAGTTGCAGGGCCAGCGCTTGTTTGGGGGCGCGTTTCAGTGCGCCTGCTGGCAAGCCTTTACCTTCGGTGCTTAGCCGCCAGCGGGTTTCGCTGTAGCTGGGCAGCTCCGCCTGTTTACGCATAAGGGTAGGCAGCGCATTGCTCAGCACTTCGCCTATGGAGTATTGGTAGTAGCTGCTAGCCCAGTCGCATAGCTTTAAAATATGGGGGCTGATTAGGCTGTGTTGGTCTAGCACGGCGATGGCGGGCTTGAGTTTACCGTGGTCTACCGCGCTGGTATCGCTAAGTTCTAATAAGATGCCTATTAGCTGACGCGGGCCAAAGGGCACTTTAATGCGCAGTCCTGGCTGTAGGTTTTGTACTTGCTCGGGGCTTAAATCGGCGGGCGGCAGGTAATCAAAGCTGCGGCGCAGAGGGGTGGGTAGGGCAAGGCGTAAATAGGTCATTACATG
It encodes:
- the argS gene encoding arginine--tRNA ligase; translation: MKDHVAELITAALNTLVANGNLPETIQPRVTVDRTRDKSHGDFASNIAMTLAKAAGKAPRDVAQLIIDALPPSAQLNKAEIAGPGFINFFMDDAATSAIINSVLTAGDSFGRNSSGAGKKVQVEYVSANPTGPLHVGHGRGAAVGDSICRLLAANGWDVTSEFYYNDAGAQINNLGLSTQARCKGLGPDDASWPAEGYRGSYITELAESYMKGDTIHAEDKHVTGKADVDDLDAIRDFAVAYLRREQDHDLKAFGVDFDVYFLESSLYSEGDVEKTVQQLIASGHTYEKDGALWLKTTDFGDDKDRVMRKSEGGYTYFVPDVAYHMNKWQRGFERVVNEQGADHHSTITRVRAGLQALNQGIPKAWPEYVLHQMVMVMRGGEEVKISKRAGSYVTLQDLVEEVGRDATRYFLVARATTSQLTFDIDLAISQSNDNPVYYIQYAHARVCSMLRKLDDHGWTWSAQQQANFELLSADAEKGLMNKLAAYPDLITRAGSNTEPHIVANYLQELAGEFHSYYNSHKMLIEDENLRNARLSLSAAVRQVLKNGLDLLGVSAPESM
- a CDS encoding DUF5610 domain-containing protein; the protein is MAPPNVTDSYSSRGLQKPALPEQASERASEARSKPHPHGMPPGLAKKIDSGELDDPKASLNQAIIESQLSVSVGAKDQPMALLFKTVLEALKEYVDPILGTNAIEEAYESGLDVSPEATAERIVSQSTAFFSAFQSQERNQDLSLQEQVDKFLEVIGGGIDQGFKEARDILGGLGVLEGDIASNIDKTYELVQQGLKDFAAGQQSQL
- a CDS encoding primosomal protein N'; amino-acid sequence: MTYLRLALPTPLRRSFDYLPPADLSPEQVQNLQPGLRIKVPFGPRQLIGILLELSDTSAVDHGKLKPAIAVLDQHSLISPHILKLCDWASSYYQYSIGEVLSNALPTLMRKQAELPSYSETRWRLSTEGKGLPAGALKRAPKQALALQLLQQHSDISMAELTSAELGRSHIKALVDKGLAQTFQSHSPVSSVTDLKEAALTLNPQQQQAVASIDHQHFQCSLLDGITGSGKTEVYLQLIGQCLNAGKQALVLIPEIGLTPQTLARFQRRFHCRIATLHSGLTDRERAVAWQQARQQQAAIVIGTRSAIFTDMPALGIIIIDEEHDGSFKQQEGFRYSARDIGIKRAFELNIPIVLGSATPSLETLYNAQSGRYQHLQLNQRATGAALPPLQLIDTRNSPLQNGFSPQVLSAIHGEISSGNQVLVFINRRGFAPTLMCNSCGHIAQCPHCDARLTVHYRQRSLRCHHCDSQWPLPSHCPDCHSHELDFRGIGTERSEQVLQQLFPHTDVMRIDRDTTSRKNAMQDMVDEVHKGQPCILVGTQMLAKGHHFPDVTLVVILDADGGLFSADFRGPEKTGQLLIQVAGRAGRETKPGQVMVQTLQPEHPFLLSLVNNNYQLFAQQLLRERAVLGLPPFGHLAIIRADHSSLAEAEQLLQALRQHSELHQHPQQPQAQCLGPLPAPMTKKAGRFRAQLILQAETRSLLHQRLQHIVAIAEKHPLAKKVRWSVDVDPADMY